The DNA segment TCCGGTAATCTAATTCTCGAACGTAATTGAAATCATAGTGCCCGAAGGTAAGTGATCTTTTAGGTACATTTGCCCCTTCAGAGAACTCACTCTCTCTCTCATGATCCCTAGGCCAAAGTGGCCTTGAGTTTGAAGCGTACCAGGTAAGCCTGCGCCATTATCCCATATATCGAGCTTAATTAGTTCCCCTTTTGGCGATAATCTAACCCCTGCCTCGGAGGCCTTGGCGTGACGGTGAATATTTGACAGCCCCTCTCTGATGATCTGCAGTAGATGAATTTCTTGGTTGGCAGATAAACAGTGTTGTGGCAGGTCGTAGCTGAAGCGTATCGGGTGTTGGCACTTCTGAGTGAATTCGGCAATTGTGCCCTGCAGAGCACTTTCTATAGAGGGGTCGTCAAGTTTGAGTCTGAAGGTGGTTAGTAGTTCTCGCAGTTGCAGATAAGCTTTATTGAGACCGCTCTTGATCTCGACTATGGTCTCTTCAATTTGCTCTTCGGGGAGTTTCTTCTCCATTTTACGCGTTAGCAGGCTCATTTGAACTTTCAAGAATGACAGTGATTGCGCCAATGAATCATGCAGCTCTCTGGCAATAATGGCACGCTCTTCCGAAATGAGTAGCCTGTTTTCTGCATTTTTTTGATGCCCTAACTCTATCGCGGTTGCAACAATATCAGCCATGGCTTGAATCAACTGTTTCTGCCAGTCCTCAACAGATTGACCTTCTGGCACCTCCCAAATGATATCGCCAAAGACCTTGTTATGCTTTTCTAGAGAGAACTGATAACTATGTTTGTAATTGGAGGGGTGGCCGGATTCTCCTGCCTGAAACACGACTAGATTATCGATATGTTTATGGATCAATCTTATCTTTATCGTGCCGATACCGATAAGGGCTTGCATATCTTGAATAATAACTGACTTAACGCGGTCATACTCTTGATTCGATAGTAGTCTTGCACCCTTGTAAAGCACCTCTAAAGATTCATTGCTGCGAGTGAGTTCGCGAGTTTTTTCTGCCACTATCTGTTCATAGTCTTGGTAGGTATACGCCAGCTGACTCGACATCCGCTTGATGGTCTTGGCCAGTAAGCCAAGCT comes from the Shewanella halifaxensis HAW-EB4 genome and includes:
- a CDS encoding histidine kinase — protein: MAEPDNVKHLPLVQSEDNDNVSSSLVATAGLYMATIISLALMSMIFSILVTEKLAGGAELINNTGSLRMQVIRISRAQFLETGSANHLIGEEKKAFETKLFKLKQTTLGTSFNTPEIEKQYQQIVSQWQQLNSAPKAALPEDYDQFTSKLDNLVHLIQLESEKKLTLLRLIQSIAVLLILVISTIALIKINQLLAAPLKNLVHVAEEAGKGNFSAPIEFEADNELGLLAKTIKRMSSQLAYTYQDYEQIVAEKTRELTRSNESLEVLYKGARLLSNQEYDRVKSVIIQDMQALIGIGTIKIRLIHKHIDNLVVFQAGESGHPSNYKHSYQFSLEKHNKVFGDIIWEVPEGQSVEDWQKQLIQAMADIVATAIELGHQKNAENRLLISEERAIIARELHDSLAQSLSFLKVQMSLLTRKMEKKLPEEQIEETIVEIKSGLNKAYLQLRELLTTFRLKLDDPSIESALQGTIAEFTQKCQHPIRFSYDLPQHCLSANQEIHLLQIIREGLSNIHRHAKASEAGVRLSPKGELIKLDIWDNGAGLPGTLQTQGHFGLGIMRERVSSLKGQMYLKDHLPSGTMISITFEN